The following are from one region of the Myotis daubentonii chromosome 2, mMyoDau2.1, whole genome shotgun sequence genome:
- the ZIC5 gene encoding zinc finger protein ZIC 5, whose protein sequence is MEPPLSKRNPPALRLADLATAQARPLQNMTGIPALASPPAHSQLRAIATHLRPRDLGADLGVAITPLGPEHMAQASALRLSPPSQALPAQPEAPAVAAGAAASVAQPGAGTYPGGGGSSSVLPSAPPPPAPPLPPSPSPPSPPPPPPALSGYTTTNSGGGGSSGKGRSRDFVLRRDLSATAPAAAMHGAPLGGEQRSGTGSPQHPAPPPHSAGMFISASGTYAGPDGGGGGGGPALFPALHDMPGAPSGHPHPLNGQMRLGLAAAAAAAAAELYGRAEPPFAPRSGDAHYGAVAAAAAAALHGYGAVNLNLNLAAAAAAAAAAGPGPHLQHHAPPPPPPPSAPAPHPHPHHPHLPGAAGAFLRYMRQPIKQELICKWIDPEELARPPPPPPPPPAGGAKPCSKTFGTMHELVNHVTVEHVGGPEQSSHVCFWEDCPREGKPFKAKYKLINHIRVHTGEKPFPCPFPGCGKVFARSENLKIHKRTHTGEKPFKCEFDGCDRKFANSSDRKKHSHVHTSDKPYYCKIRGCDKSYTHPSSLRKHMKIHCKSPPPSPGAIGYSSVGTPLGAPLSPVLDPTRSRSTTLSPQVTNLNEWYVCQASGAPSHLHTPSSNGTTSESEDEEMYGNSEVVRTIH, encoded by the exons ATGGAGCCCCCTTTGAGCAAGAGGAACCCGCCAGCGTTGAGATTAGCGGACTTGGCAAcggctcaggccaggcctcttcagAATATGACAGGCATCCCAGCGCTGGCCAGCCCGCCCGCCCACTCCCAACTTCGCGCCATAGCCACGCACCTCCGCCCTCGGGACCTGGGCGCTGACCTCGGCGTGGCCATCACTCCGCTCGGACCCGAGCACATGGCCCAGGCGAGCGCCCTCCGCCTCAGTCCTCCCTCCCAGGCACTCCCGGCACAGCCTGAGGCTCCCGCGGTCGCCGCCGGCGCTGCGGCCTCGGTGGCACAGCCCGGAGCCGGCACCTATCCCGGCGGTGGGGGCAGCAGCAGCGTGCTGCCCTCCGCGCCAccgcccccggcccctcctcttcctccctccccttcacccccttcccctccccctcctcctcctgccctctcGGGCTACACCACCACCAAcagtggcggcggcggcagcagcggcaAAGGCCGCAGCAGGGACTTCGTCCTCCGGAGGGACCTTTCCGCCACGGCCCCCGCGGCGGCCATGCACGGGGCCCCGCTCGGAGGGGAGCAGCGGTCCGGCACCGGCTCCCCCCAGCacccggccccgcctccccacTCGGCCGGCATGTTCATCTCTGCCAGCGGCACCTACGCGGGCCcggacggcggcggcggcggcgggggtcCGGCGCTCTTCCCCGCGCTGCACGACATGCCGGGAGCTCCCAGCGGCCACCCGCACCCGCTCAACGGCCAGATGCGTCTGGGCTTGGCAGcagccgcggcggcggcggcggcggagctgTACGGCCGCGCCGAGCCGCCCTTCGCGCCTCGCTCCGGCGATGCGCACTACGGGGCCGTGGCGGCCGCTGCAGCCGCCGCCCTGCACGGCTACGGAGCCGTGAACTTAAACCTGAATTTGGCGGCGGCCGCGGCAGCCGCCGCGGCGGCCGGGCCGGGACCCCACCTGCAGCACCacgcgccgcccccgccgccgccaccgTCCGCGCCCGcgccgcacccgcacccgcaccacccccaccttccaggGGCGGCCGGGGCTTTCCTGCGCTACATGCGGCAGCCAATCAAGCAGGAGCTCATCTGCAAGTGGATCGACCCGGAGGAGCtggcccggccgccgccgccgccgccaccgcccccGGCCGGCGGCGCCAAGCCCTGCTCCAAAACTTTCGGCACCATGCACGAGCTGGTGAACCACGTCACGGTGGAGCACGTGGGCGGCCCCGAGCAGAGCAGCCACGTCTGCTTCTGGGAGGACTGTCCGCGCGAGGGCAAGCCCTTCAAGGCCAAATACAAGCTCATCAACCACATCCGCGTGcacacgggcgagaagcccttcccctgcccctttcCGGGCTGCGGCAAGGTGTTCGCGCGCTCCGAGAACCTCAAGATCCACAAGCGCACTCATACAG GGGAAAAGCCTTTCAAATGTGAATTTGATGGCTGTGACAGGAAGTTTGCCAACAGCAGTGATAGAAAGAAACACTCCCATGTCCACACCAGCGACAAGCCCTACTACTGCAAGATTCGAGGCTGTGACAAATCTTACACTCACCCGAGCTCCCTGAGGAAGCACATGAAGATTCATTGCAAGTCTCCACCGCCTTCTCCAGGAGCCATTGGCTACTCATCAGTGGGGACTCCACTGGGTGCCCCCTTGTCCCCTGTGCTGGACCCAACAAGGAGTCGCTCTACCACTCTCTCCCCTCAGGTGACCAACCTCAATGAGTGGTACGTTTGCCAGGCCAGTGGGGCCCCCAGCCACCTCCACACACCTTCCAGCAACGGAACCACTTCTGAGTCTGAAGATGAGGAGATGTATGGGAACTCTGAAGTTGTGCGGACGATACAttag